One Luteolibacter arcticus DNA segment encodes these proteins:
- a CDS encoding PEP-CTERM sorting domain-containing protein (PEP-CTERM proteins occur, often in large numbers, in the proteomes of bacteria that also encode an exosortase, a predicted intramembrane cysteine proteinase. The presence of a PEP-CTERM domain at a protein's C-terminus predicts cleavage within the sorting domain, followed by covalent anchoring to some some component of the (usually Gram-negative) cell surface. Many PEP-CTERM proteins exhibit an unusual sequence composition that includes large numbers of potential glycosylation sites. Expression of one such protein has been shown restore the ability of a bacterium to form floc, a type of biofilm.) — MKKRLIAPLMALALSGMTGSAVASTIGLAGGTIVTTWDTFPNTPPTPVVFSNDAPDTNTGQVSATLSATMTGGNITGAGQRLYAGSFGPDSFPFDLAINGTTNETIPIIGLVLKFTPPSGGVAASANFFTVLLNGVAASQQVFTGASVEGMNNFQIYHWYWTDANLASGAEIQFTIDSAADHVTLDAIQIVPEPGSAVLGALGAAMLVIRRRRK; from the coding sequence ATGAAGAAACGATTGATCGCCCCCTTGATGGCACTGGCCTTGTCCGGGATGACAGGCAGTGCCGTCGCCTCCACCATCGGCTTGGCCGGTGGAACCATCGTCACCACCTGGGATACCTTCCCCAATACCCCTCCGACTCCCGTCGTATTCTCCAACGATGCGCCGGACACCAACACCGGCCAAGTCAGCGCCACGCTGAGCGCCACGATGACCGGAGGAAACATCACCGGCGCGGGACAGCGCCTCTACGCAGGCAGCTTCGGCCCGGACTCCTTTCCATTCGACCTCGCGATCAATGGCACCACCAATGAGACGATTCCGATCATCGGCCTTGTCCTCAAGTTCACCCCGCCGTCGGGCGGAGTGGCAGCTTCCGCGAACTTCTTCACCGTGTTGCTCAATGGTGTGGCTGCAAGCCAGCAGGTCTTCACCGGTGCCTCCGTGGAAGGCATGAACAACTTCCAGATCTATCACTGGTATTGGACCGATGCCAATCTGGCCTCCGGCGCGGAAATCCAGTTCACGATCGACAGCGCCGCCGATCACGTGACGCTGGATGCCATTCAGATCGTCCCCGAGCCCGGCTCAGCAGTACTCGGTGCGCTCGGTGCCGCGATGCTGGTGATCCGCCGTCGCCGCAAATAA
- a CDS encoding DNRLRE domain-containing protein, translating to MRSAILMLACSLTATGDTVTLTSAKDSDIYSYSDRPTGTTSTLGINSSGAGSPHSQRSLIQFNLTGLAIPSGEIGAAKLRLFVVPPDPAFGALTPGNVEVFRQTAAWTITNPTLRWNHFLAADSAGLLVVPAGSSGSWTEIDVTPLVVAWASGGVANHGFALQAQSESIALNVTFASMEFPGYAPQLVITRAVAPAAPPALTLTATGNSFDLRWPVADSGGWVLQTAESLAGPWTQVIGATQSSGSWQVSAAPNASGRGFFRLSKP from the coding sequence ATGAGATCCGCCATCCTGATGCTCGCGTGCAGCCTGACTGCCACCGGTGATACCGTCACGCTGACTTCCGCGAAGGACAGTGACATTTATTCCTATAGCGACCGGCCCACGGGCACGACATCCACCTTGGGAATCAATTCCAGCGGCGCGGGATCGCCGCACTCCCAGCGCTCGCTGATCCAGTTCAACCTCACCGGCCTCGCGATTCCTTCCGGGGAGATCGGCGCCGCGAAGCTGCGGCTTTTCGTGGTTCCGCCGGATCCCGCGTTTGGCGCGTTGACTCCGGGAAATGTCGAGGTCTTCCGCCAAACTGCGGCGTGGACGATCACGAATCCCACGTTGCGTTGGAATCATTTCCTGGCTGCGGACTCCGCCGGTCTGCTGGTGGTGCCTGCGGGTTCGTCGGGGTCGTGGACGGAGATCGATGTGACGCCGCTGGTGGTCGCATGGGCATCGGGCGGTGTCGCGAATCACGGCTTTGCGCTGCAGGCGCAAAGCGAGAGCATTGCGCTCAATGTGACGTTCGCCTCGATGGAGTTCCCGGGCTACGCGCCGCAACTGGTGATCACGAGAGCTGTGGCGCCTGCGGCTCCTCCGGCTTTGACGCTCACGGCGACGGGTAATTCCTTCGATCTTCGCTGGCCGGTGGCGGATAGTGGCGGCTGGGTGTTGCAAACCGCGGAGAGCTTGGCAGGGCCGTGGACGCAGGTGATTGGAGCGACCCAGAGTTCAGGGAGCTGGCAGGTCAGTGCCGCGCCGAATGCTTCGGGCCGTGGGTTCTTTCGTTTGTCGAAGCCGTAG
- a CDS encoding TonB-dependent hemoglobin/transferrin/lactoferrin family receptor codes for MIVPRSIVFQVTFAIGMALQSAPAADPEEVSAAGDDGSVVHDLGELVVVGTRTEQRWIDAAGTTLRADSEDLLRTGSQDLSGFAKYDPTVSLPFDFSSGDGAFGYGQSGYGSINIRGAEGNRIAIELDGIRQPPQYVSTSFDMGSGDGAGGIGRDYFDPALFDLVEVLKGGASALYGSDALGGVVAFSTPDPASMLTGRNAGGLLRTQYFSANESIAGQVGGAVRKGDTSVMLLYAGRHGEETANNGVEPPNPADFTSNSALLKAEHVLGDHVFRLALEAFEREAFTDVRSAASSKFPVFNDYVYNNQLLDRQRASLKWQWTPQSESAWVDQLDSHAYWQHAGTVSENDSASKPFVIDGVPIPGTERPRQQRISFDTDIMGLSSVARREFGGSGRVTHAGMAGIDLSLESGSNRFTRLDSGMSDDVNRTSFAPTDTIRTGVFLQDEIKIDGQWFVTPGLRLDWQGIKPDPNQAYLDRLAALGRFGQEPPTDYENFSVSPRLNLAWKPTEIVQWYGTYAHGVRNPTAEELSMVFDHPPSGGNPAGALTIPNPSLEEEQSDAFELGFKAEGDAGRFQASVFYTNYRDFIENGVPTGELDDDGREIVTTVNRGEAEIYGFELGGMLEAGHFHDKAEGWQLGLATGKSIGNNLTDDVPLNSIEPWKTAGFIGYEDPEGRFGARLSGIYTAEVTRVDDTTNQGAFFRPPAWFTLDLAAWWEPTETVAIHAGFNNIFDEKYWAWGSVRRGNGHLGGNATSDRSTAPGRNFSLSFTKTF; via the coding sequence GTGATCGTGCCCCGTTCCATTGTTTTCCAGGTGACGTTCGCCATCGGTATGGCGCTGCAATCGGCCCCGGCGGCGGATCCTGAGGAGGTATCCGCCGCCGGGGACGACGGGTCGGTGGTCCATGACCTCGGCGAGTTGGTGGTCGTCGGCACCCGTACCGAGCAGCGTTGGATTGATGCCGCCGGAACCACGCTTCGTGCGGATTCCGAAGACCTGCTGCGCACCGGCAGCCAGGATCTCTCCGGCTTCGCGAAGTACGATCCGACCGTTTCGTTGCCATTCGACTTTTCGAGCGGCGACGGGGCCTTCGGCTACGGCCAGTCCGGCTACGGCAGCATCAATATCCGCGGCGCGGAAGGAAACCGTATCGCCATCGAGCTCGATGGCATCCGGCAGCCGCCGCAGTATGTCTCCACGTCCTTCGACATGGGCAGCGGCGACGGAGCCGGTGGCATCGGCCGCGACTACTTCGACCCGGCGTTGTTCGACTTGGTCGAGGTGTTGAAGGGCGGTGCGAGTGCCCTCTATGGCAGTGATGCGCTGGGTGGCGTGGTCGCCTTCAGCACGCCGGATCCGGCGAGCATGCTGACCGGACGCAACGCCGGTGGACTACTGCGAACGCAGTACTTCTCCGCGAATGAGAGCATTGCCGGTCAAGTGGGGGGAGCCGTGAGGAAGGGGGATACTTCGGTGATGCTGCTCTATGCCGGCCGCCATGGTGAGGAGACGGCGAACAATGGCGTCGAGCCGCCGAACCCGGCGGACTTCACTTCGAACTCCGCGTTGCTGAAAGCGGAGCACGTCCTCGGTGATCATGTCTTCCGGCTCGCGTTGGAAGCATTCGAGCGCGAGGCCTTCACCGATGTCCGCAGCGCAGCGTCGTCGAAGTTTCCTGTCTTCAACGACTACGTCTATAACAATCAGCTCCTGGATCGCCAGCGTGCGAGCCTGAAGTGGCAATGGACGCCGCAGTCCGAGTCCGCCTGGGTCGATCAGCTCGACAGCCACGCCTACTGGCAGCATGCCGGCACCGTCAGCGAGAATGACTCGGCCTCGAAGCCGTTTGTGATCGACGGCGTGCCGATTCCCGGCACCGAGCGGCCTCGCCAGCAGCGCATCAGTTTCGACACCGACATCATGGGGCTATCGTCGGTGGCTCGCCGTGAATTCGGCGGCAGCGGTCGCGTGACCCACGCCGGGATGGCTGGCATCGATCTCTCGCTGGAGAGCGGAAGCAATCGCTTCACCCGTCTTGACTCCGGCATGTCGGATGACGTGAACCGCACGTCCTTCGCTCCGACGGACACCATCCGCACGGGTGTGTTCCTGCAGGATGAGATCAAGATCGACGGCCAGTGGTTCGTCACTCCCGGGCTCAGGCTCGATTGGCAGGGGATCAAGCCGGACCCGAACCAAGCCTATCTCGATCGTCTCGCTGCGCTCGGTCGCTTTGGTCAGGAGCCGCCGACCGATTACGAGAACTTCTCCGTCTCGCCCCGCCTGAATCTCGCGTGGAAGCCCACGGAGATCGTCCAATGGTATGGCACCTATGCCCACGGCGTGCGGAATCCGACTGCCGAGGAGTTGTCGATGGTCTTCGATCACCCGCCCTCCGGTGGGAATCCCGCGGGTGCCTTGACGATCCCGAATCCCTCGCTGGAGGAAGAGCAAAGCGATGCCTTCGAGCTCGGCTTTAAGGCGGAGGGAGATGCCGGGCGTTTCCAAGCGTCGGTCTTCTACACGAACTACCGCGACTTCATCGAGAATGGCGTGCCGACCGGCGAGCTGGATGACGATGGCCGGGAGATCGTCACGACGGTGAACCGCGGCGAAGCGGAGATCTACGGCTTCGAACTCGGCGGCATGCTGGAGGCGGGTCATTTCCACGACAAGGCCGAGGGCTGGCAGCTCGGATTGGCCACCGGCAAGTCGATCGGCAACAACCTGACCGACGACGTCCCGCTGAACTCGATCGAGCCGTGGAAGACCGCCGGCTTCATCGGCTACGAGGATCCCGAGGGGCGCTTTGGCGCGCGGCTGTCAGGCATCTACACCGCGGAGGTGACGCGGGTGGACGATACCACCAATCAGGGAGCGTTTTTCCGGCCGCCCGCCTGGTTCACCCTCGATCTCGCCGCGTGGTGGGAACCGACGGAGACGGTGGCCATCCATGCCGGCTTCAACAACATCTTCGACGAGAAGTACTGGGCATGGGGCTCCGTGCGTCGCGGCAACGGTCATCTCGGCGGCAACGCCACCTCCGATCGCTCCACGGCACCGGGCCGGAACTTCAGCCTGTCCTTCACCAAAACCTTCTAA
- a CDS encoding DUF6607 family protein, with translation MKPLSSLLAVLLIGSSAFADDATFEKDRKAILSMAGDFKVGFHFQETFSMHEGYEAVEKPYEENAFETVKVVEDSGKRIVLQHILQAGPMVVKHWAQIWTYEDTEILEFQGGRVWTSKKISAEEAKGKWSQRVTQVDDSPRYEGIAAWMHGGETSEWTAAANRPKPRREEKREDYDLLVVTNRHTITSQGWFHEQDNTKWVKREGKEYPLCREIGFNPYLRVKDHDFAKANDYWQKTAPFWKDVRSVWDELYPDQGSIKVLTKADEGRLQDLVSELVDDAEDGKTPAVEKIRETLKPFVVAQ, from the coding sequence ATGAAACCATTGTCATCCCTGCTTGCGGTGCTGCTGATCGGCAGTTCCGCCTTCGCCGACGACGCGACGTTTGAAAAAGATCGCAAGGCCATCCTCTCGATGGCCGGCGACTTCAAGGTCGGCTTCCATTTCCAGGAAACCTTCTCGATGCACGAAGGCTACGAAGCCGTCGAGAAGCCCTACGAGGAAAACGCCTTCGAGACCGTCAAGGTCGTCGAGGATAGCGGCAAGCGCATCGTGCTCCAGCACATCCTCCAGGCCGGCCCGATGGTCGTGAAGCACTGGGCTCAAATCTGGACCTACGAGGATACCGAGATCCTCGAGTTCCAAGGCGGGCGCGTGTGGACCTCGAAGAAGATCAGCGCCGAGGAGGCGAAGGGCAAGTGGAGCCAGCGCGTCACCCAGGTGGATGACTCGCCGCGCTACGAGGGAATCGCCGCGTGGATGCATGGCGGAGAGACCAGCGAGTGGACCGCTGCCGCCAATCGTCCCAAGCCACGGCGTGAGGAAAAGCGCGAGGATTACGATCTGCTCGTCGTCACCAACCGCCACACCATCACCTCGCAGGGTTGGTTCCACGAGCAGGACAACACCAAGTGGGTGAAGCGGGAGGGAAAGGAGTATCCGCTGTGCCGCGAGATCGGATTCAATCCCTATCTGCGGGTCAAGGACCACGACTTCGCGAAGGCCAACGACTACTGGCAAAAGACCGCGCCATTCTGGAAGGACGTCCGCAGCGTGTGGGACGAACTCTATCCGGATCAAGGCAGCATCAAGGTGCTGACCAAGGCGGACGAAGGACGGCTTCAGGACCTGGTCTCAGAACTCGTCGATGATGCCGAAGACGGCAAGACCCCGGCCGTGGAGAAGATCCGCGAGACCTTGAAGCCTTTCGTCGTCGCGCAATAG